The Panicum virgatum strain AP13 chromosome 3N, P.virgatum_v5, whole genome shotgun sequence genome includes the window TGGAAAATATATGCAGATTGTATTAGGAAACAAacaaatagagaaaacttgTGAATTAATATAAAGTTACTTTTATTAGTCATAGATATTTGATAATCAAATGTAATACTTACGTCTTCTAACTCTCAACCATGTGGGAAAATGGTTTGATGGACTGTAGTTAATATAATGAAAATAAATAACAATGTCATTGTAGTTAATATATTTACATATTGCAATCTGATATATTGATAGTAGTTGAATTGTCTAGTGAATTATAATATTTACCATAATGTTATAATAAATCACTTAGTATGGACTTACAATAGTCTTGTAAGTTAGTATAGTAGTTGAATTGTCTAGTGATATATTGATATGAtattataatatatataattttttgctCTTTTTCTTGTTATATATGTACTAATACAATTTGTATTTCCTATATACAACAGGACACCTTTAAACCTGACGGAATCTCTAAGGGCGATTCTAACATGATGGCTGAAGCAGATCTTATCATAGACAAGTGTGGCAGACTTCCCAAACTAATAGTTGCTTTAGCTGAGTACTTGGCCGAAGTACCAAACGTCATACGGGAGGCCCGGCGTCTGAATGCCAACTTTATGTATGCACTGAAGACGACCAGGAAGGGACTTGATAGCTTCCGGGACGTATTCACCTGGATGTATTCAAGATTTCAGGCTTGTCATCAACTACTCAGGAAATGCATCTTCTATCTGTCACTATTTACTCAAAGCAGTATCATTCGTCAGAATCGTTTGGTGAGGCGGTGGATTGCAGAGGGCTACTCTGAGGGCACTGACAGCAACAGCATGGTGGAATATACAGAGAAGCTCATCCACGAGCTTATCACCATTGGCATGATGGAGACACATACCAAGGCCGGTGACATGAGAATGACTTCTTGTCAGATCAACTCATTGTTCCTGGACTACTTCATCTCAAGGGAGATGGAAGAGAACATTTTCCTTCCACTAGAGGTCTCCGTACTGGTGCAGGACAGCACGATGAACACACAACGTGCAGGACAACACCTGGCAATAGGGAGCAGCTGGAAGAGGGACAAGTTTGTGTTTGAAAGCTTGGACTTCTCACGGCTGCGGTCTTTGACTGTATCCAGAGAGTGGAAGCCATTCTTCATATCTGACAGGATGAGAGTGCTTCGAGTTCTCGATCTGGAGGACACAAGTATAACAGATGATGATGTCGAAGAAATAGTGAAGAAGCTGCCTCGCCTCAAGTTCCTCTCCCTGAGAAGATGCACAAAGGTTTCTTGCCTGCCAGATCTGTTAGGTAACCTGAGGCAGCTCCAATCTCTGGACATAAAGCACACCTCTGTGACTAAGCTTCCTAAGAGCATCATCAAGCTGCAGAAACTTCAGTATATTAATGCCGGCACGAAGGTAGCGGCGTTGACTGACGACGAGCCCTCAACACCACGGAGGATTATTAGGCATGGACATGTTGTTGCTTGTGATGGCGTCATGGTGCCTGGAGGAATTGGGGCACTGGTCGCCATGCACACACTGGGTGTTATCAACGTCAACACAAGAGGTGGTTGGGCCACCCTGAAGGAGCTCAAGAATCTGACCCAACTCCATAAGCTAGGAGTATCTGGCATCAGTAGGAGTAACTTCAAGGGGTTGTTTTCTGCTATAGTGGGCCATAACCATTTGGAATCCCTATCGCTGCAGCTCCACATGGACAAGGATTTGGACTGGTTGGCTAAACTCACCCCTCCAGGGAACCTACAACGTCTCAAAATACACGTACATGTAGAAAAATACGCACACTGGAGCTGCCTACAGGCCCTTGGGCAGGTGAGAAGGCTGCAGACCCTTAGCTTTCGTTTCAAAACGGAACAAGATGTTGAGCTCCAGTTCAGTGACATGATGGACAGTGGCACCTGGTATGCACCCAACCAATTCTGTGAACTCAAGGTCCTCGAGATAGCTTGCAGCTCCAACCTACATGTCAAGTTCGCAGAAAATGAGATGACTGAACTTGAGCTGCTCAAGGTTCACTGCTTGGAAGGGTCGTCGCTCAAGTTTTCTGGGATAGAGCGTCCAGCTAAACTCAAGTATGTGTGGCTCAAGGGTTCTTTTGACGACACAGTCAAGGCAGAATTGCGGCAGAAAGTTAAGCAGCATCAGAACAAACATCTTGATTTGAAACTGGAGTAACAATGTTTATCCGGATAATGGTGGTTGCTGCAGGTCCACACTCTTCTGGCTGGTgcatattattttatttctcTTTGTCCGATCCTCTCAATACTCTTTACTTCCTATCTTCTCAACCAAAACTAGACAGGTAGTCACTCAATTTCAAATTCTCAAATTGTAAGTATCTAGATGTATTGTATATCTAAGTGTGTAGCAAGAACTATGTAAGAAAAATAAAGGCGAAACAAAGTGCATATTGACATTAGTAAGCCTACAGCTAGTGTATCTTGTAATTTACTTTTACTCCATCTAGTAGTTGCCTTGGCTTCCAAGTAAATGAGAAAACTTGGCATCCAAGTAGTCTAAGGCATCTTTGCTTTATGCAAGGAATATGCTAGGGGTAGTGGGTGGTCTGCTCTACAAAAGCAAGGCAACCGCACATGGTCTGTAACTGAACCGAGAGCTTTGCTATTTTCAATTCAATCCAAGTGGCCCTCAGGTCAAGCTGACCTCCGGGCGTTTGGCCTACTGTGTGCATATCTAGGCAACAATTGGTATCGGAGCCTAGGGCTtctacgccgccaccgccacatcTGCCATGTCCACCTCCGTTGAGCGTGCCAGCCGAGCAGCCGATGCGACCACAAAGGAGAAGGGTGCCTTCACCCCGGTTGAGGATGGCACCCTCTTAGATCCACAGAGGTAACGGGCTAGACCGGGTTTGGGTCGCGGGTCGAGTTAGAATTAGGGCCAAACATGTTAAAGACTTTGGTGGGGCCCGCGAGGATAGTTAGcatttgaaattaaattgaggggcactcctcaatttaatttccacaCAAGTTCAACCAAGCAAATAAATCCGATCAAATTCGAATAAACAATGTAGATCCATTAAAATCCAAATACTTCACACTAACAAAAAAATAATCGTTAattcaattcaaaattttaattaccaGAGATATAAGAAGGTAGAATTAACACTTAAATGAATTTACTACAGCATACCactcaaaaaaatttgaaatacaCATTTTTCGACTTTAACAATCCAGAAAAATCTATGATGTTACACAGGGGGAAGAAGCTAGGCTCCCTGAATCATGGTCCATAATTGTGGTCCTGAAGACCAGTGGATCCCAAAGACCTAAAGATTGAGCCTGATCTTGAAGATCAAACTATtatactcttttttttcttggtgaGTTTTTCCCACTCACTACCGGATTCTGGCCATTTGTCGTGTGCCCAAAGCATACGGCGAAGGCCCCAAAACACACGGCATACATGTTCGCCGTGCCCGGCCCACGGCGAATCCTCGACGGCGACCAAACACGACGGCAAAGCcggcttcgccg containing:
- the LOC120667956 gene encoding disease resistance protein PIK6-NP-like; the encoded protein is MADLAIGISKTVVEKLVNKVRSAVKEEAEKWQILQRDIVFIKDEFEMMQSFLNTTGRERMKNQVARTWVRQVRDLSYDTEDCIEFVLHLDTKRATFFWQFFRLLKPKVVPAALPLDQAVAEIKQLKAQAEDVNQRNIRYSLTGSSGDQQMLPAPAASKRTLDIFIKPRDGFDNQAGTLDLARLIKREGKELQVIAVCGTGGDLGTTSIIKKAYDEPEICGMFPCRAWVKLMHPFSPHEFIRSLLVEFSTNSYKTQEPNTEGLKIQEPNTQGPKTQEPKTQEPKTKDPKTQEEPNTQEQKTQEPNIQEQGVLELEVQEQEQEQGVNTGSLQQVLEVMKATQESMLAEFMGRIKEKPYLIVLEGLSTIVEWNAIKTFLLDMKNESRVVVSTQQVEMASLCAGQPYHVWLLREFSTEHSVYAFSNSKDLPKKPLVNEATTLDKCLSDEDTESSDHWLKVHGLRGRDSELSTLWGLGCTIVITREESVARHCATSPDAVCRVKGLEADAARHLFQDTFKPDGISKGDSNMMAEADLIIDKCGRLPKLIVALAEYLAEVPNVIREARRLNANFMYALKTTRKGLDSFRDVFTWMYSRFQACHQLLRKCIFYLSLFTQSSIIRQNRLVRRWIAEGYSEGTDSNSMVEYTEKLIHELITIGMMETHTKAGDMRMTSCQINSLFLDYFISREMEENIFLPLEVSVLVQDSTMNTQRAGQHLAIGSSWKRDKFVFESLDFSRLRSLTVSREWKPFFISDRMRVLRVLDLEDTSITDDDVEEIVKKLPRLKFLSLRRCTKVSCLPDLLGNLRQLQSLDIKHTSVTKLPKSIIKLQKLQYINAGTKVAALTDDEPSTPRRIIRHGHVVACDGVMVPGGIGALVAMHTLGVINVNTRGGWATLKELKNLTQLHKLGVSGISRSNFKGLFSAIVGHNHLESLSLQLHMDKDLDWLAKLTPPGNLQRLKIHVHVEKYAHWSCLQALGQVRRLQTLSFRFKTEQDVELQFSDMMDSGTWYAPNQFCELKVLEIACSSNLHVKFAENEMTELELLKVHCLEGSSLKFSGIERPAKLKYVWLKGSFDDTVKAELRQKVKQHQNKHLDLKLE